A segment of the Juglans regia cultivar Chandler chromosome 15, Walnut 2.0, whole genome shotgun sequence genome:
AACCATAACTCAGAGCAAGGAAATGGATTAGCAGTGGAGTTGGGATTTAGACATCAAGGGAAGGAGAAAGTACCTTTAAATCCCAATTAATTAGCATGGACAAGTTGCATTTATTGTCATGAAAAAAGATGGTTTGGGCACTGCAAAGCTGATTTTGTAGGCTCGTTGGTAGATCACCACTTTGCCCCATATTATTTCATAGATCGAGCTTTCTTTCAAAGTACTTAGCATAAACAGTTCTGCAATGCAATAACTCATCTTTTCATTACATCCAGTCTTATTTGCTGCAAAAAGGGGACAAAAGAATGCAATCATCATGATTGGTGTAATGAAAACAATATCATGCATACTTAATGATAATTACATTGCATGGATTCTGCTTAAACCCCATGCCTTCGTTATCATGATTGCTTCACAATCCTAATGACAATGCCATCTCCTAATTTGATGGATCAAGTTGAGTGGCAATTTGGGCATGATCGATGGTGGGGTGTGGACAACTCCCATGGTCTGTCCCTTCTGGTCCCTGGAAaacaaatgagagagagaaaagcaGACAGACATATAATTGAATTTAGATGAAGATGTTGTATGCGACATTTAGTACCTAACGCACCCGACACACTCCATGGTCCCCAACCTCCACtgtttgatattttctttaattcccTTTTGGAGTGGTGTTTTAAGTCTCTTGTTCTTGTTATGCAACATCCATGTGGCTCCATTTGTTTTGGAAGAATCTGTTACCTGTGTAATATTGGAACATCATCTTTGCAATGTATTCTTCTATTGGGCCtccttatcattttattttatttttattttactttattaatCTACCATTATTGTCTCTTTAATTTTCCTGCAGTTAACTCTACTATCATTTTACTATTACTTTTCTAATAAGGAAAAAGATTTATCTAATTATAGCTATTGACTCATCGTTATTTATAGATTTGGTTTCCTCGTTTCTTAACTATTTTACTCGAATTATTCTTGTGCATTGGGCGGGTCATGTACATATGACTTAAGAGCCATCTCGATGtatttatatcatatactacatactctcatcctattttcatttcaatgtACTGTATCAGAATCCATCAACTATTAGATcgactcttattttttaaaatgacaaaTCCGAGATATCATGGAATAAGACAATGAAATGTACATACTACATATCCACTGTTCATGATGTGGAAGAACTCGTGTACACCCTGTGAAATTAGCCCCCATGTATGTATCATGGTTCATGATCATTTTTCtcaattatatttttgggtACTTACAAAACTATAGAATATATACAAAACATGGGTACAAGTGTACtcattatgttttattttctttcctaatCCCATGTTTAGGTGAACAGACCCAGCATTATCAGTCATACAGGAAGAATACATGAAAAGGGCAACTCTTTTCTAAGTGGACCACTATGTTCTGTTTGTAGGTCAACTTCTGGTGGTTGATGTGTTTCTATCAAccataaatatattgaaatatccAACCCTACCCTCCCTCCAAGGCTAAGATCAGTTCTGCTGAAGGTCCTGATATTTGTTCTGGAGGGTTTGGTAGATAATACAATGGGGACCCCTTTTAGGGGCCTTAGTGGATGTAGTTGCGAGGTTAAATCAATGGTGATTAAGTTTTATCGATGGAACGAGATAGTATATTCGttcttgaatatgaaatttaggATGAAAAACAGCATATTAGAGCACACatgatacaaaatatatattcaggACTGAAGTCCCAACAATCCTCGATCCGCCGCAGTCAAATACAGTGAAGAACAACCCCGAAAACCTTGGGTTACCAATCCAAACAAACGATGATCCTCTTATTCATGTCCAAGAGACCAGGCATGGTACAAAACCTCATCTTCTTATGGATCCTCTCACAGGTCCAAAAGACATTATGTGTCATAACTTTTACCAATTTCATTTCATCCTCAACATAGAAGTGCTGTTACGACTTTCGGACACTATTTCCAATTTGATTAAAGATGATAGCATTTCagtttgagaaatactttagcaataaatatattacataaaagtaatcacACAAATTGACGTGTCTTTGTGTGATTTTTCATATTgagaagttttttattattattgtaaagtagatttaatacatcacataaaatcacgttagtttgtaaaattacttttgtgtaatctttttatggTTATAGCAATCCTCTTTCAATTTTCAGCATGTGGGGATATCAATGGATGAATTGTCGCCAAGAAATACTTGAAACATGATGGAAAGCATTAGCATTCCTTTGCTTTAAACAAAGGGGAATCAGATGAAAGTATCTCCACTTTGTGAAAAGCAACAAGCACTTTAGCAACAAACACTCGCAACATTTTTATCTTGTTTGGAACACATTCAAGGGAATAATAGAAATTAGTCCTTcatatgccaaaaaaaaaaaacttcccgCACCAtgttccaccaccaccaccacccaccGATTTCTTCCAGTTTTACTCGTCGTCGGCGTGTGAGCCACGCATTTTCATTAGGTGCACGTAATTTCGCACACCACTTGTTGCCAGTTTCTCCTCTCCTGATCTTCTCCTTAAAATGAAGCGCCCTCATCATACCTCTATCCAATGATAAGGATAATCTTCTTTGTATATTGAATAAATATCCAATAAAGTAATGCATAACCCTAGCAATGGAAATCAATGGGTCACTGAAAATATTCTTTCGCAAAAACTTAAGGATTGGTTAAGACTTTAGAAGACCACTGTCTAGACGACCACTTTATAATCATGGTTCTAACTACAGCCATTACTggaatatcatataaaatcaccaatactacTGGAAAAACACTTAAAACTTgtgtgaaaaaaatgagaattgaaGCATTGAAATAATGTAGTACCAAATGTTTTAACGACATTGCCGGTTTCCATGACAAGGCTCTTCTTCTGACTTCAGATCATCAAGCATTAGAATCtatgttataacttataccaaaaaagaaatggatgAAACTAGTAAACAAACAAACTGCAAGCAGCGTTGGAACATTGAAGCAATTCATTAAAGCCATGGCTGAATGACAAATTAAATTTACAGAGGCGAATGAAGACTGATAACAATCTGTCTGTTGGTTGTTCAATCAAGCAGAAACAAATAGAGCCctatatacacataatatgtATCTAAATAATCTTAAATAGACAATCCATCTATTGGTATCTTAATGATGGACAATTGGGTACCAAGAAGGATAAATTAAGAATATCAAAAGTACTGTGTATGATTCTTTCATCATCCTTAACTTGACACAGTTCCAGGTTGAACATCCGCTTAAACACTGCTCCTCTTTCCATCACTTCCAAAGGCCCAATGAGGTTTAGCAGGAGTGCGCCTCAGTGCCTTCACTCCCAATGGGTTGTCCTTGCTCTGTTGCAGGCAGGAACATTCGTGAGCAAAAGGAGAGGATGAGAATTTTAATTAGAGGGTAAAGGTGCCCAGTGAAAACTAGCATCAgatactgaaaaataaaaaacaagataaaaacAAAGTAGAGTTGCTCTTACCATCAAGCAGGTCCCTGCATTGATGTTACAGATGGGATAGTCATGCGGGCAGCAACTGTAATGGTCATCGCAGCAGGTGGCACCCTCGAGTGGGCAGCATCCCCATGCCAAACAATAGTTTGCATACTCGTAAACACAGCAGCAGGTGTTGCTCTCAGGACAGGAGAAATAGCTGTTACAGACAGTCGGGGGCTTTATTGGTGATGGTGGAGATGGGCCAGGGTTGGGGGGATTTTGACCTTTCTTGATAGGGTAAGAGGCCATCATTGCAATACCACATTTGCCACTTGCTGTGCCCACCAGATTGCGCTCCATCTTGATATAACCTGCCTCTCCCCAGTTTGCACCCCATGAATTTTTCACAATCCAGTAATTAACACCATTTTCTGTGCCATACCCAACAGCAGTAACTCCATGGTCCAGTGCCGTCCCACATTTTCCCGTGAAGACACCCTGAACAAATGCAGCAAAACAAGTTATTTAGTTAAAGTTTGGTCTAATTTCCGCCTCAAAAGCAAAGTTAGAAGATCAGAATAGCGAATATCCAAGCCATTAAAATAAGATCTTTGCCAGCAAAGTTTGTCTCCTTTTGACCCTTTCCAAGCCCGATAAATCTTTATCATACAGTGGTATAATCTTACCGACTCATAAAGCTGAAACTCCCTGCCCCCTGCTTCGATGGCAACACTCACAGGCTGATTAGCAACTGCCTTTTGTAGTGCTTTCTCGTTGTTTGCAGGAACATCTTCATAATCGTCAATTGTAACAACCTTGGCATTTTTCTGCACGTTACAaaagatgagttaaaaaaatatatatgtaaccattttttccttcctttttcagCTTTCTTAGTTTGTTGTTTCCCTAGATAATTGCCACTGACCCGGTAAGTGTCGCATCTTCCATCAGCAGCATAATAAGGATAATCTTCTTCAGTGTCAATGCCACCATTGTTGATGATGAACTCAAAAGCAGAGTCCATTAGACCCCCATTGCATCCTTGATTATCAGTTGTATCACAGTCCACCAATTCCTGCTCTGATAGTGAGATTAGATCCCCTGTCACTATCTGGTTTATCCCTTCCACAGCAGCAATCGTGGAGAATGCCCAGCAACTCCCTACATTTCATATTGATTAAACAACAACACATCATATCACAAATCAGTTGAAAGCAATGCAAACTCTGTGAGCTGAAGTATCCAggataaaaacaatattataattaatacaagaaaaGCTTTTAGGCTTGATTTGTACCTAGAAAAATCCCTATTGCCTGAAGTCTATCAAAGAATTGGTGCAATTATAATGTCAAATTACTTTCCAaagtcataaaatattaataaaataattcactCCTAATTTCTTATAGGTATAAGCTTTTCGAACAACTGATGATTTAACATTAATATCAACCATAATCGAAGATTGGAGGGAAAATAAAGCCAGCCGAACAATCTCTCATTACAACCTTGGCTTAAAAAGCAGTAGTTAGGCTAATGAAAAAAGTATAGAACTGTAATCCAACCGGTTTTAATAATCACACACGCCGTATTAGTTTAACACAACAATCTTATTTAGTATTtctttgtattaaaattttttgacCTAGAcagcaaatgaaataaaaataaataacaaatttaattcTGTAAAATAAGCTAATGTAGCGATAATCCCCAAAAATCCGCAAGTCAAAGTTAAGTTCTTTTTAAGTGAATATAGatttctcattttcaatgtTTTCACTGCGTGTTGAATTCTTGTGTTAATTCAAATTCAACTCGTGTAAAGTCAAAGATCCTACCCATGGATGAGTGAAAAAAAGATCCCTAGCTGTGAGGACGAATCTGGTGATTGAACCAAGCATTCCGGcccaaatgtataaaaattattgatttgagGAAAAACTGatataacaactatatatatatattaattagaattaattaatactcTAAGAAACTCACCACAACTCCCTTGGTCTTTGACGCCAACAACGGCACCATCTTTCCTCCAATCAACGGACTGTGGCAACTTATCGCCGACACGAGGCTCATATCGGTCACTCCTCGGCCTCGAAAGCCTCCTCTCAGAACCGGACTTCGCTCCCAAGTACGTTGCCCGGTACTCCTCGTTAGTCAGATCGGCAAACCGGTTCAAGCCGAGCTTGTAGGTCCGGTTCTTCTCTGCAGCGTTGTGCTCGTCGATGAACCGGAGATTGTCCTTGAAGATCTCgaacctcttctccttctccccGACGGCGTTGTAAGCCTTGCCGTGCTTCGCGAGCCACGCCTCATATATCGTCATCACTTCGCCGTCGGTCCTCGGATTCGACCCGACGCCGTGATTCTTGTCGTATGCGATGATCGACATGTCCAAGGCAGTCGACAGCGtgaatatcatcatcattaagAGGAAGATCGCCATGGTTGAAGGTGATCTACAGAAACccatgatttttctttcttccactCTTTACGGTGTGAACGGTAGAAAAGGGAATCGGAGTTCGTGTGTGAGACGTAGAGAGGGAATGCTGAGCTTTATAATGGAAAAGAATAGCCGTTCTGTTTAATATATTTCTAGAGAGGGAATGGTgggcttatttatttattttaggaatatatatttctatattgaaatggaagaaaaaaacaaattaaattgagatgagcaCCTGACAATTTACAACTAAGCAgcatttatttaatgttgtcatattaattttcagaaaattttaaattaatatttatttcaaaaaataaattaaaatgataaccTTAAGAAACCAgaatagaataaaattataataaaatttaaaaatattatcaagttcttattttctagttttgattttccaaaaagaaagaatcCGAGGGTGCCGGCTACAAACTATTATTGTATacgaaaataagaaaataaataaattccaatttcaatttcaatttttaaaaaaatatgatttaaaaaataactattattatatttttaaaaaattagaatattttatgtttaaggaGTATAAATAATGTATAAGAAATGTTAGAGacaaatctcaaatatacaAGTCTAACGTATAtcttttgtaaataagtaaatcacattaaaaaaaagggagtttttcatacttttcaTGGCGAGttctttaaacaaaaaaaaaaaaaaaaatccatgcaAGATTTGTAATTTAAGACTTGATTGGATCAAGTCTTttagaattctttttttaaatagattttagagtcaatataaaatagataagtaGAGTAAAGTATAGTTTATTTAGGGTGAAGCTCCGGTAGGGTGTGTAGTTTtcttttacaccctccaatcaGGAGCTGCCACATAGATGTTTCAGTAAAATGCATTTTGCACCTTCACACAGatgatctctttctctctccctctcccttcccCACCCACGTTTTGCTCTCCTGGTCTatcccccatctctctctctctctttctctttaatatTGGGTTATAAAATACGCTCTCTACAAGGTATTCGAGAGATCTGTTGTCATCGCCGATGTAttattgttctttctttttcatccatttgttgTACGTGTATGGTGTTGCGAAAATGTAGGAGAGAATTTTTTTGGCTTCTGcaaaaatatggaagaaatttgTTTAGCTGTTGAGAAAATGTGGAAgggatttcttttttgcatacAAAAATGTCAATTAACTTGCTTTTTTGGTCTCCAACTCTCATTACTCAAACTTCTGCAACCATTAGACttcatatttcatttcatggcaaatataatatttggatcatttagaaaattttatttttgcttatgCTCGGTACATCACATGGTCATCAATTTGAATATAGAATTTTGGTGATATGTGGGCGAGGGAAGGGGAAGGGAATGAAGAGAAATGcgtgggagagagggagggggaagaGAAAGTCTGCGTGCAGGTGTAGATGTTTAATTCTTGCACCTCCTACGTAGCCAACTTTTATTGATGGATGTAAAAATAACAACCTCATCCTACCGGTCTTGAATTTTTCTAGTTTATTTATCAATTgagcatttaatattattcatttatatatatagtcataaatgccgatttttttttaagtatataatcttttttttttactagatTTTAGAATTCTgctaagaaattaaaaaataaaatttcaatgtaagatttttgaatatgaactcaGGATTCCAATTTATTGGAATTATAgtaaattgaaaaggaaaatattatctatatttacaatcttatgCACATAATTATATCTACTGacatattcattattaaaatagtaaataatttaaattttaaataaaaataaaaataaaactgataaaATAGAATCTCAATACATATATTAAGCCTGATATTGTATTTCCATAcagcattaataaaaaaaaataataataaaaggcaGTGCTGGAAAAAActaaatatcaattttatatctaaaattattttgatttaaaaagaaatgtaaTTTAGACTTTAGAGCAGCCGCCAGACCGGAAGCAAGAAAGCAACCCACGGACTTGGGGGAAGGAAAATGTTGCATTGAAAACGAGGTCACACCCTTAGTAGAACGCGTGGCGGAACAAGTAATGATTTCACCCACCATTAGAGATTGGACTGAGGACTGCCACGTAATCATAATGTATCCTTTGCTTGGTGCCGTtgctttcatgatttaaatagatcaattttatataagttagtGTAAAAAGATAgattctatttaaataaaacataaaaaaattattatttattaataaaacttacttttcttttataaagtatttatataagatttgtcGATAAAGGATTACTCATATTCGAGCGCGATCATTTTCTTgtgcctttgtttttttttttttttaggaagagtaatactagatcAGATGTTGGACTATTGTCGtgtgtttattttaaaaaaaaatataatttattactataaaattaattttatataatttttttaaaaaaaaataactataaatattatttcttttttaataaagataagtaataattttttaaatattatcaaaGTGGGAGTGTTTTAAAGTCAAACACTAGTTGAAACATAAATTccaattttgttctttttttctttaattcaaaCTCTAACTtcagttttagattttgagaatttttaatata
Coding sequences within it:
- the LOC108990396 gene encoding low-temperature-induced cysteine proteinase-like translates to MGFCRSPSTMAIFLLMMMIFTLSTALDMSIIAYDKNHGVGSNPRTDGEVMTIYEAWLAKHGKAYNAVGEKEKRFEIFKDNLRFIDEHNAAEKNRTYKLGLNRFADLTNEEYRATYLGAKSGSERRLSRPRSDRYEPRVGDKLPQSVDWRKDGAVVGVKDQGSCGSCWAFSTIAAVEGINQIVTGDLISLSEQELVDCDTTDNQGCNGGLMDSAFEFIINNGGIDTEEDYPYYAADGRCDTYRKNAKVVTIDDYEDVPANNEKALQKAVANQPVSVAIEAGGREFQLYESGVFTGKCGTALDHGVTAVGYGTENGVNYWIVKNSWGANWGEAGYIKMERNLVGTASGKCGIAMMASYPIKKGQNPPNPGPSPPSPIKPPTVCNSYFSCPESNTCCCVYEYANYCLAWGCCPLEGATCCDDHYSCCPHDYPICNINAGTCLMSKDNPLGVKALRRTPAKPHWAFGSDGKRSSV